In Paenibacillus sp. BIC5C1, a genomic segment contains:
- a CDS encoding class III extradiol ring-cleavage dioxygenase, with protein sequence MTLPALFIAHGSPALAVESNDYTHFLNQLGDRLPAPKAIVVFTAHWDRPEPSVTMDDTHQTLHDFYGFPSNMYTMNYPAPGQPDLANEICALFTRSNLPHQPVRGRGLDHGVWVPLLHMYREANIPVIAVSVDSLRSPQEQYDIGRMLEQLRHDNVLIIGSGGTVHNLRMLGSNDEPQDWAVEFDNWIGERLEQWNTRELFQYDKKAPHARTAVPSYGTEHIAPLFYAMGTADMSRSAKRLFQSYPYGTLSLNCWQFGDGV encoded by the coding sequence ATGACATTACCCGCACTATTCATTGCGCATGGTTCTCCCGCTCTGGCGGTGGAGAGCAATGACTACACTCACTTTTTGAACCAGCTTGGAGACAGGCTGCCGGCTCCGAAAGCCATTGTTGTATTTACGGCGCATTGGGATCGTCCCGAACCGTCCGTGACAATGGATGATACACATCAGACCTTGCATGATTTTTACGGATTTCCCTCTAATATGTATACAATGAATTACCCTGCGCCTGGTCAGCCAGACCTTGCGAATGAGATCTGCGCGCTGTTCACCCGTAGTAATCTTCCGCATCAACCGGTTCGAGGCCGGGGATTGGATCACGGGGTATGGGTACCGCTGTTACACATGTATCGAGAAGCCAATATTCCTGTTATTGCGGTATCTGTCGATTCGCTGCGTTCCCCGCAGGAACAGTATGATATTGGACGGATGCTGGAGCAGCTGCGTCATGATAATGTGCTGATCATTGGCAGCGGCGGAACGGTTCATAACTTGCGCATGCTTGGCAGCAATGACGAACCCCAAGACTGGGCAGTGGAATTCGATAACTGGATTGGCGAGCGGCTTGAACAGTGGAATACGAGAGAGCTGTTTCAATATGACAAAAAAGCGCCCCATGCCCGCACGGCGGTTCCATCTTATGGGACGGAGCACATTGCGCCTTTGTTCTATGCCATGGGTACGGCTGATATGTCACGATCTGCAAAACGTCTATTCCAGTCGTATCCTTACGGTACGCTCAGTTTAAACTGCTGGCAGTTTGGTGACGGCGTATAA
- a CDS encoding alpha/beta hydrolase, whose amino-acid sequence MERQISIRHGQEELTATIHYPVVKDIKEGNHQQRVPLAVICHGFVGSRIGVDRLFVKTARELAEDGYLVLRFDYIGCGESSGEYGAEGLESMIIQTRSVLDYAVNCSDVDPTRVTLIGHSLGGAVALLTAVRDKRVKNLVMWSSVGYPFNDIVKITGRDVYDEGVKLGSADYLGYKFTPAFFESLAEHQPFQEAVKFNGDVLVVHGTSDEIIPVDYAFLYQKVFWMRQEGRCDKEIIFQGDHTFSSGKEREQLITRTREWLGERQKIEQDWQHWMI is encoded by the coding sequence ATGGAGCGTCAGATCAGTATTCGTCATGGGCAGGAAGAATTAACAGCCACGATTCATTATCCGGTCGTCAAAGACATCAAGGAGGGAAATCACCAACAGCGTGTACCTCTTGCTGTCATCTGCCATGGATTCGTAGGAAGTCGGATCGGTGTAGATCGTTTGTTTGTGAAGACCGCCCGTGAGCTGGCCGAAGATGGGTATTTGGTGCTGCGCTTCGATTACATTGGCTGCGGGGAGAGCAGCGGTGAGTACGGAGCTGAAGGACTTGAATCCATGATTATTCAAACACGTTCTGTGCTGGACTATGCGGTAAACTGCAGTGATGTAGATCCAACCCGTGTAACGCTGATCGGTCATAGTCTGGGTGGAGCTGTTGCTCTGCTGACTGCTGTTCGGGACAAACGGGTCAAGAATCTCGTTATGTGGTCATCTGTTGGATACCCGTTCAATGATATTGTGAAAATTACGGGACGTGATGTGTACGATGAAGGGGTGAAACTGGGGTCGGCTGATTATCTCGGCTACAAGTTTACACCAGCATTTTTTGAATCACTGGCTGAACATCAGCCGTTCCAGGAAGCCGTTAAATTTAATGGGGATGTTCTGGTGGTGCACGGCACGTCGGATGAGATCATTCCTGTCGATTACGCATTCCTGTATCAAAAGGTATTCTGGATGCGCCAGGAAGGCCGCTGCGACAAGGAGATTATTTTCCAGGGCGATCATACCTTCTCTTCCGGCAAAGAGCGTGAACAGCTGATTACGCGTACGAGAGAATGGCTGGGAGAACGTCAGAAGATCGAACAGGATTGGCAGCACTGGATGATCTAA